A stretch of Synechococcus sp. WH 8020 DNA encodes these proteins:
- a CDS encoding efflux RND transporter periplasmic adaptor subunit: MLRFRPLLPVLLTAMSISACGGSDEQTPVLPVQQASVLEATFTDDIDTVSTLEANELVELAAQTTGRVTEIKVSQGDRIDAGQLLVVLDQVQERAALAEQRAKAATAKVDWEREEFLAKAGAASLRQRDSYRTRYVAAVEKVKALEAQLSYSNLRSPTAGTVANVQVKVGDVVTQNQPFTSVVQNNILEAKVEVPAVYGDRLAIGQPVILSVPGTVKPLATSQIESIDPQVNPQTQGLLVKALFNNDDGQLRSGQRLRTRVQLKSGQQISVPFAAVTQTSGQSFVFRVGSFADLKANPGKSDIERISQGIERGKLPENALFALQTPVNIGQVQNNRYPVTKGLKLNEKVITSNLLNLKHGMPIQVKTQRAGSQPAAAKN, encoded by the coding sequence GTGCTGCGTTTTCGTCCACTGCTGCCTGTGCTTTTAACAGCAATGTCCATTAGTGCTTGTGGAGGCTCTGATGAACAGACACCAGTGCTACCGGTCCAGCAAGCATCTGTTCTTGAAGCTACGTTCACCGACGATATCGATACGGTGAGCACGCTCGAGGCCAATGAGTTGGTCGAGCTAGCAGCCCAGACGACAGGCCGTGTCACTGAGATCAAAGTGTCTCAGGGCGATCGTATTGATGCGGGTCAGTTGCTCGTCGTGCTCGATCAGGTTCAGGAGCGGGCGGCGTTGGCGGAACAACGAGCCAAAGCGGCAACAGCCAAAGTTGATTGGGAGCGTGAGGAATTTCTCGCAAAAGCAGGGGCGGCTTCGCTGCGTCAAAGGGACTCTTATCGCACGCGTTACGTCGCTGCAGTTGAAAAAGTCAAAGCGTTAGAAGCACAGCTCAGTTACAGCAATTTGCGCTCTCCGACCGCAGGGACCGTGGCAAATGTCCAGGTGAAGGTTGGGGATGTGGTGACTCAAAACCAACCGTTCACGAGTGTGGTGCAAAACAACATTCTTGAGGCGAAGGTCGAAGTGCCGGCGGTCTATGGGGATCGTCTTGCCATCGGCCAACCCGTCATTTTGAGTGTGCCTGGAACGGTTAAGCCCCTTGCCACGAGTCAGATTGAGTCGATTGATCCTCAAGTGAATCCTCAAACTCAGGGTCTGTTAGTGAAGGCTTTGTTTAACAACGATGATGGCCAGCTACGAAGTGGTCAGCGACTACGGACCAGGGTTCAATTGAAATCCGGTCAGCAGATTTCAGTGCCGTTTGCGGCAGTGACGCAAACCTCAGGGCAAAGCTTTGTCTTTCGTGTTGGCAGCTTTGCCGACCTGAAGGCCAATCCAGGCAAGTCTGACATCGAACGGATCAGTCAAGGTATCGAGAGGGGAAAGTTGCCAGAAAATGCCCTGTTTGCACTTCAAACACCAGTCAATATTGGTCAGGTTCAGAACAATCGTTATCCCGTCACGAAAGGTCTAAAGCTCAACGAGAAGGTGATTACGAGCAATCTCCTCAATCTCAAGCATGGAATGCCGATTCAGGTGAAAACACAACGCGCGGGATCACAGCCTGCTGCAGCTAAGAACTGA
- the bcp gene encoding thioredoxin-dependent thiol peroxidase: MTLQIGDLAPDFTLPDQNGEPVHLASLRGQRVVIYFYPKDATPGCTKEACNFRDRWSSFQDHGIHVLGISKDNAASHTRFIAKQELPFTLLSDEEPCPVASSFESYGLKKFMGRESIGMMRHTFVVDAEGRLELIYRKVKSDSMADQILSDLGIS; this comes from the coding sequence ATGACTTTGCAGATCGGCGATCTCGCGCCTGATTTCACACTTCCTGACCAAAACGGAGAGCCCGTGCACTTGGCCTCCTTGCGGGGGCAGCGCGTGGTGATCTATTTCTATCCCAAAGACGCCACCCCTGGTTGCACGAAAGAGGCCTGCAACTTCCGAGATCGCTGGTCGTCCTTTCAGGACCATGGAATCCACGTCTTAGGGATCAGCAAGGACAACGCGGCATCCCATACGCGCTTCATCGCCAAGCAGGAATTGCCCTTCACGCTGTTGAGTGATGAAGAGCCTTGCCCCGTTGCCAGCAGCTTTGAGAGTTACGGTCTGAAAAAGTTCATGGGCCGCGAATCCATTGGGATGATGCGTCACACCTTCGTCGTAGACGCGGAAGGCCGGTTGGAACTGATCTACCGGAAAGTGAAGTCTGATTCCATGGCCGATCAAATCCTCAGTGATTTAGGGATCAGCTGA
- a CDS encoding AAA family ATPase: MVEDLFSHHGKELRRRQAPLADRLRPTSLEEFAGQHAILAEGRLLRRAIAADRVGNLILHGPPGVGKTTLARIIATHTRAQFSSLNAVLAGVKDLREQVEAAKQRLEKHGLRTILFIDEVHRFNSAQQDALLPWVENGTLTLIGATTENPYFEVNKALVSRSRLFRLQCLEASDLRQLLHRALHDKERGYGNRSVTITAEAETHLVDVANGDARSLLNALELAVESTTASDPEAAIEIDLTIAEESIQERAVLYDKQGDAHFDTISAFIKSLRGSDADAALFWLARMLEAGENPRFIFRRMLIAAGEDIGLADPQAVVVVEACAAAFERIGLPEGLYPLAQAALYLACAEKSNSTMGLFEAIRLVRSTQNQDVPSHLRDAHRDGDAFGDGKGYRYPHAYREHWIAQNYLPDALQGEVFWTPSKQGWEGERRGRMLERRAAQLAVAGEAAQTHPLLLSSGPDLPDMERWLHRQLAQNDERLQDLQQRLWTDVTFQRTDRVLVLGGRSLLWALGPLNAVQEGSVTILCNTAEEHARLEAQLELLDPLHRPNLLRGGSEALQGLPQDWQFEVVGGRLSSEDRDWIESPEFWQKLQGKLSSAAQLHVLLSQTAIGPAAALSEQCPGSNEALSELIEKEQQWLLTQQLDQLVRQQLEALSASVITEQWQESLSLPIDERLMKRWLGKDRPYRSLINRCRQSEVVLSTLQQLLQTQRGGQLPQPLIHRRLTCTMLCS, translated from the coding sequence TTGGTTGAAGATCTGTTCAGCCACCACGGGAAAGAGCTGAGGCGGCGTCAGGCGCCCTTGGCTGACCGTTTAAGGCCCACATCACTCGAGGAATTTGCAGGCCAACACGCGATTCTCGCCGAAGGCCGTTTGCTGCGCCGGGCGATCGCCGCAGACCGAGTGGGCAATCTGATCCTGCACGGACCGCCTGGCGTTGGGAAGACAACCCTGGCCAGGATCATTGCCACCCACACCCGTGCGCAGTTCAGCAGCCTGAATGCTGTTTTAGCTGGCGTTAAGGACCTACGTGAGCAAGTGGAAGCCGCCAAGCAGCGCTTGGAGAAACATGGCTTGCGAACCATCCTGTTCATCGATGAAGTGCATCGCTTCAACAGTGCTCAACAGGATGCGCTGCTCCCTTGGGTCGAGAACGGCACGCTCACCCTGATCGGTGCCACCACAGAGAACCCTTACTTCGAAGTCAACAAAGCTCTCGTGAGTCGCTCGCGCCTGTTTCGACTTCAATGCCTGGAGGCGAGTGACCTCCGTCAATTACTCCATCGAGCTCTTCACGACAAAGAGCGGGGCTATGGCAATCGTTCGGTCACGATCACGGCCGAGGCCGAAACTCACTTAGTGGATGTGGCCAACGGGGACGCGCGCAGCCTCCTCAATGCCCTCGAGCTTGCAGTGGAAAGCACAACTGCCAGCGATCCTGAGGCCGCGATTGAGATTGATTTGACCATCGCCGAGGAGTCGATTCAAGAGCGCGCTGTGCTCTACGACAAACAGGGAGATGCCCACTTCGACACGATTAGCGCATTCATCAAATCCCTGCGGGGCTCCGATGCGGATGCCGCCCTGTTTTGGTTGGCTCGCATGTTGGAAGCGGGGGAAAATCCAAGGTTCATCTTTCGACGGATGTTGATTGCAGCCGGGGAGGACATTGGTCTTGCCGACCCCCAAGCCGTCGTTGTGGTCGAAGCCTGCGCCGCGGCCTTCGAACGCATCGGCCTACCAGAGGGGCTGTACCCGTTGGCCCAGGCAGCCCTCTACCTGGCCTGCGCTGAAAAAAGCAACAGCACGATGGGACTGTTCGAAGCGATCCGTCTTGTTCGCAGTACTCAGAATCAGGATGTGCCAAGCCACCTCCGCGATGCCCATCGCGATGGTGATGCCTTTGGCGATGGAAAGGGATATCGCTACCCCCACGCCTACAGGGAGCATTGGATCGCACAGAATTACCTTCCCGATGCGCTGCAAGGGGAGGTGTTCTGGACACCGAGCAAGCAAGGCTGGGAGGGAGAACGACGAGGAAGAATGCTCGAACGTCGGGCTGCTCAGCTCGCCGTGGCAGGAGAAGCGGCCCAAACCCATCCCCTACTCCTCAGTAGTGGTCCAGACCTTCCAGACATGGAGCGCTGGCTGCATCGACAGCTCGCCCAAAACGATGAGCGTTTGCAAGACCTCCAGCAGAGACTCTGGACAGACGTGACCTTTCAACGCACCGACAGGGTGCTGGTCCTCGGGGGGCGATCCCTGCTCTGGGCCCTGGGTCCACTCAATGCTGTGCAAGAGGGGAGCGTCACCATCCTGTGCAACACCGCTGAAGAACACGCCCGACTTGAAGCCCAGCTTGAGCTGCTGGATCCATTGCATCGTCCCAACCTGCTTAGGGGTGGATCCGAGGCTTTGCAAGGGCTTCCTCAAGACTGGCAATTCGAAGTCGTCGGGGGGCGACTCAGCAGTGAGGATCGCGATTGGATCGAATCTCCAGAGTTTTGGCAGAAACTGCAAGGCAAGCTGTCATCAGCGGCTCAGCTGCATGTTCTTCTCAGCCAAACAGCGATCGGTCCAGCGGCAGCGCTCTCAGAGCAATGCCCTGGATCCAACGAAGCCCTCTCAGAACTGATCGAAAAGGAACAACAGTGGCTTTTAACCCAGCAGCTTGATCAGCTCGTACGGCAGCAGCTCGAAGCCCTCTCAGCCTCAGTGATCACGGAGCAGTGGCAGGAATCTCTGTCACTGCCGATCGACGAACGCCTCATGAAACGCTGGCTTGGAAAGGACCGTCCCTATCGATCTCTGATCAATCGCTGCAGACAATCCGAGGTGGTGCTCTCCACACTTCAGCAGCTCCTGCAAACACAACGGGGTGGGCAATTGCCACAACCGCTGATCCATCGCCGATTGACCTGCACGATGCTGTGCTCCTAG
- a CDS encoding alpha/beta hydrolase, with amino-acid sequence MFTRLAAGVLAAASLTTLAVSAEAAQRPVRWKTGGAVWSTKSNAFKTFFADGEITDRGLQGGINNSGWTADEIQEGMTRSYEVDLVGVSRFLYSSDGVAFLQDQTKSYYPYWRKQETAVVALRSAIILDAADGQISSAGILNALPVDFALADNGASDGSQNVCKDGLDGAQATSLLSWYVFLPACVQAKQILPAAPAPRAAAPAPVRGLW; translated from the coding sequence GTGTTCACCCGTCTTGCTGCTGGCGTTCTCGCCGCTGCGTCTCTCACAACTTTGGCTGTTTCGGCTGAAGCCGCTCAGCGTCCTGTGCGCTGGAAAACAGGTGGTGCTGTTTGGTCCACTAAGTCCAACGCTTTTAAAACCTTCTTCGCAGACGGTGAAATCACCGATCGCGGTCTTCAAGGTGGAATCAACAATTCCGGTTGGACTGCAGATGAAATCCAGGAAGGCATGACCCGTTCTTACGAGGTTGACCTCGTGGGCGTTTCACGTTTCCTCTATTCCAGTGATGGCGTTGCCTTCCTGCAGGATCAGACCAAGAGCTACTACCCCTACTGGAGGAAGCAGGAGACAGCTGTTGTTGCTCTTCGCTCCGCCATCATCCTTGATGCTGCTGACGGCCAGATCTCTTCTGCCGGCATCCTGAATGCTCTTCCCGTTGACTTCGCTTTGGCTGACAACGGTGCTTCCGATGGTTCCCAGAACGTCTGTAAGGACGGTCTTGATGGCGCCCAGGCCACTTCCCTGTTGTCTTGGTACGTCTTCCTGCCCGCTTGTGTACAAGCCAAGCAGATCCTTCCTGCTGCGCCCGCACCTCGCGCTGCTGCACCTGCTCCCGTTCGCGGCCTCTGGTGA
- a CDS encoding 4'-phosphopantetheinyl transferase family protein — translation MEEGNSQSGSVTVMWLGPMSSVDSCVSDQEHAWACNLGQTRQQRFLGSRAWMRSCLSDLWGVPAQEIPLHAPPGAPPSMHSGWGFVSLSHSQGSALMAWSSAPVGVDLERLNRPFASEALMRRYYALSEQHQLKGLPKQAFHQSVLEHWLIKEAAIKWHRGSLAQDLSHWVVAADGLSASHQGKGLQVDAHCRQLGPWGIAIVSACEQNLTGTRVCLS, via the coding sequence ATGGAGGAAGGCAACAGCCAGAGCGGAAGCGTAACCGTGATGTGGCTTGGTCCGATGTCCTCAGTGGATTCTTGCGTGTCAGATCAGGAACACGCTTGGGCTTGCAACTTGGGTCAGACCCGTCAGCAGCGTTTCCTTGGCTCCCGAGCCTGGATGCGTTCCTGCCTTAGTGATTTGTGGGGAGTGCCTGCGCAGGAGATTCCTTTGCATGCGCCCCCGGGTGCGCCTCCCTCGATGCACTCAGGTTGGGGATTTGTCAGCCTCAGCCATAGCCAAGGCTCTGCGTTGATGGCCTGGTCTTCTGCCCCCGTTGGGGTTGATTTAGAGCGATTGAATCGTCCCTTTGCTTCTGAAGCTCTGATGAGGCGCTATTACGCATTAAGCGAGCAACATCAATTAAAAGGCCTCCCAAAACAAGCGTTTCATCAGAGTGTGTTGGAGCACTGGCTGATCAAGGAAGCTGCGATTAAGTGGCATCGGGGATCGTTGGCGCAAGATCTGTCGCATTGGGTTGTGGCGGCCGATGGGTTGAGTGCAAGCCACCAGGGAAAAGGTCTTCAGGTTGATGCGCACTGTCGCCAACTAGGGCCATGGGGTATTGCGATCGTGTCAGCTTGCGAGCAGAACTTGACTGGAACAAGGGTCTGCCTCAGTTGA
- a CDS encoding efflux RND transporter permease subunit, which yields MSASNNFITRPVLSTVCSLLIVIVGLISIPILPIENLPDIAPPTVKVQATYVGADAVSVEQGVTTVLEQQINGVENMDFITSNSSSDGVSSVSVSFNSGTDGNINQVNVQNRVSLAEPQLPEEVRKSGVTVNKASNSILLVYNFVNSDPSKTEYSVETISGYLDKNLTDNIKRVPGVGEVTYFGNRKVAFRLWLDPEKLAANGLTSADVVQQLQSQNRLVPAGKIGGSPAPEGQQYTFTVQLQGRLTTESEFENIVLKTTDTGGLIKLKDVGRVSLGGETYGIDAMDLKGTPSVGVAVYQLSGSNAIQVSNGVKEVMEQFEQTLPVGLDTQVIYDTTDFINQSIKGVTNSLRDAVILVVLILFLFLQNWKATLVPAIAIPVALIGTFALVLAFGFSLNQLTLFGLVLATGLVVDDAITVVEDTSAKKAEGMTSVQAAMATMDELFSAVIATSLVKMAVFLPVLFFPGATGTIYKQFAATILFSIGISTFNALTFSPMLAALLLSKDTKQLSKQQYATAGVFLGFAYGLLSAGDGAGLVLIPVVVGALVGFVAMKLTSIPLRMPGAVGGAVVGLILVGVTNLIPVILFTAIGLVVGWYVPQIFIHFNRFYSGFEKRYSKVLDQVLKARPIVMAALAAGILLTGFAFTRIPGGFVPIEDQGYAIGFVQAPEGVSNETTLAINRKVAEVLRSEDDISAAALFSGASLDGNAPNKGLFFFGTKHWDERQGSEHSVAAIVERLNKKLLMSIDGGRVFVVEPPSIPGYGAGGGFEFQLLDKSSGAYGLNQFFASAGQIIQAGNTNPILNRVYTLFSPESPQIEIKVNREKMASLGVDFGSAMQSFSVNFGGAYVNDTFQEGKVRRVYVQADDVNRATPEQLSSVYVKSMKGEQIPLSEFFTVKPTTGPSVIPHFNLYRSIKIDGTPAVGKSSGQAITAMKTIFKDANLQGLGFDWTGISREEVKAGSLAVVIFALGILAVFLVLSAQYESYSDPIIILLTVPTALLGALVFLGAAGQVLNIYAQVGLVMLIGLAGGNAILIVDLANQKMGEGTSALEAARFAAQSRLRPILMTAISSLTGFLPLMLASGAGAQSQSSLGLVVFGGLLVATFLSTLVVPVFYVVMKTLLGQADAKPSSDPQLN from the coding sequence ATGTCTGCATCAAATAATTTCATCACGCGACCAGTACTCAGTACTGTTTGCAGCCTTTTGATCGTGATTGTGGGATTGATCTCAATCCCTATCCTTCCTATTGAGAATCTTCCTGATATTGCTCCTCCAACGGTCAAGGTCCAGGCCACCTACGTAGGTGCTGATGCCGTTTCAGTTGAGCAGGGAGTGACCACCGTGCTTGAGCAGCAGATTAATGGTGTGGAAAATATGGATTTCATTACTTCCAACAGCTCTTCTGATGGGGTGAGTTCTGTTTCTGTTTCTTTTAATAGCGGAACTGACGGGAATATTAATCAGGTTAATGTTCAGAATAGAGTTTCATTGGCTGAGCCCCAGCTTCCTGAGGAGGTTCGCAAGTCGGGCGTCACAGTTAATAAGGCTTCGAACTCGATTCTACTTGTTTATAACTTCGTTAATTCTGACCCTTCTAAGACGGAATATAGTGTTGAAACCATTAGTGGCTACTTGGATAAAAACTTAACCGATAATATTAAACGCGTGCCTGGTGTTGGAGAAGTTACCTACTTTGGCAATCGTAAAGTTGCTTTTAGGCTGTGGCTCGATCCGGAAAAACTTGCGGCAAATGGGCTTACTTCGGCCGATGTTGTACAGCAACTTCAAAGCCAGAACCGCCTCGTTCCTGCTGGTAAAATTGGTGGCTCTCCTGCTCCTGAAGGTCAGCAATATACATTCACTGTGCAATTGCAAGGCCGTTTGACGACGGAATCAGAGTTTGAAAATATCGTTTTAAAAACGACCGATACGGGTGGTTTGATCAAGCTCAAAGACGTTGGTCGCGTGAGCCTGGGTGGAGAAACCTATGGCATCGACGCGATGGACCTCAAAGGCACACCTTCTGTTGGTGTTGCTGTTTATCAGCTGTCGGGTAGTAACGCCATTCAGGTGTCTAACGGCGTGAAGGAGGTGATGGAGCAATTCGAACAGACGCTTCCTGTTGGCCTAGATACCCAGGTGATTTACGACACTACCGACTTCATTAATCAGTCGATCAAAGGTGTCACAAATTCTCTGCGGGATGCAGTGATTCTTGTGGTCTTGATTTTATTTTTATTCCTCCAGAATTGGAAAGCGACGCTTGTTCCCGCCATCGCCATTCCTGTGGCCTTGATTGGTACGTTCGCTCTCGTGTTGGCCTTCGGGTTCTCTCTGAATCAGCTCACCTTGTTTGGCCTCGTTCTGGCAACAGGTTTGGTTGTTGATGATGCAATCACCGTGGTGGAAGACACGTCTGCCAAAAAAGCTGAAGGGATGACATCGGTTCAGGCGGCGATGGCCACCATGGATGAACTCTTCAGCGCTGTGATTGCCACGTCGCTGGTGAAGATGGCCGTTTTCCTCCCTGTGTTGTTTTTCCCAGGAGCAACGGGAACGATTTACAAACAGTTTGCTGCCACCATCCTGTTCTCGATCGGGATCTCAACCTTCAACGCACTCACCTTCTCGCCAATGCTGGCGGCTCTGTTGCTTTCGAAGGACACCAAGCAGCTAAGTAAACAGCAATACGCCACAGCAGGTGTTTTTCTTGGATTTGCGTACGGCCTTTTGAGCGCCGGCGATGGGGCCGGATTGGTCCTGATTCCAGTGGTTGTTGGTGCCTTGGTGGGCTTCGTTGCGATGAAGCTCACTTCGATTCCATTGCGGATGCCTGGAGCTGTGGGCGGAGCCGTTGTGGGTTTAATTCTCGTTGGTGTAACCAATCTCATACCTGTGATCTTGTTCACGGCGATTGGTCTTGTTGTTGGCTGGTATGTTCCTCAGATTTTCATTCATTTCAATCGTTTTTACTCAGGCTTTGAGAAGCGTTATTCCAAAGTCCTTGACCAGGTGCTCAAAGCCCGTCCGATTGTGATGGCGGCTCTTGCCGCCGGGATCCTGCTCACTGGCTTTGCTTTCACACGCATTCCTGGTGGATTTGTTCCGATCGAAGACCAGGGTTATGCCATTGGCTTTGTGCAGGCTCCAGAGGGTGTTTCGAATGAAACGACCCTAGCGATTAACCGCAAAGTGGCAGAGGTTTTGCGATCTGAGGATGATATTTCTGCTGCTGCTTTGTTTAGTGGAGCCAGTTTGGATGGAAATGCTCCAAACAAAGGACTGTTCTTCTTTGGAACGAAGCATTGGGATGAACGTCAAGGAAGCGAACACTCCGTGGCGGCGATTGTTGAACGCTTGAACAAGAAGCTGTTGATGTCGATTGATGGTGGCCGGGTGTTTGTGGTGGAGCCTCCATCGATTCCTGGTTATGGCGCTGGTGGTGGTTTTGAATTTCAGCTATTAGATAAGAGTAGTGGAGCCTATGGATTGAACCAATTCTTTGCTTCCGCTGGGCAGATTATTCAGGCGGGCAATACCAATCCAATTCTCAACCGTGTCTATACATTATTTTCTCCAGAATCGCCTCAGATTGAGATCAAGGTGAATCGCGAGAAGATGGCTTCTCTAGGAGTTGATTTTGGCTCCGCCATGCAATCTTTTAGCGTCAATTTTGGTGGTGCCTATGTCAACGACACCTTCCAGGAAGGTAAGGTTCGACGTGTCTATGTTCAGGCTGATGATGTCAATCGAGCAACGCCTGAGCAGCTTTCGTCGGTTTATGTGAAGAGTATGAAAGGGGAACAAATCCCTTTGTCTGAGTTTTTCACCGTGAAGCCAACCACTGGCCCAAGCGTGATCCCTCACTTCAATCTCTACCGCTCGATCAAAATTGACGGAACACCAGCCGTCGGCAAAAGCTCTGGTCAGGCGATTACAGCGATGAAGACAATCTTCAAAGATGCCAATCTGCAAGGCTTGGGCTTCGATTGGACTGGTATCTCAAGAGAAGAAGTGAAGGCAGGATCCTTGGCCGTTGTGATTTTTGCTCTTGGTATTTTGGCGGTGTTCTTGGTGCTTTCAGCCCAATATGAAAGCTATTCGGATCCCATCATCATTCTGCTGACGGTACCAACTGCGTTGCTTGGTGCCTTGGTGTTTCTTGGTGCTGCTGGTCAGGTTCTCAATATTTATGCCCAGGTTGGTCTGGTGATGTTGATCGGCTTGGCCGGCGGTAACGCGATCTTGATTGTTGATCTCGCCAACCAAAAAATGGGCGAAGGCACTTCAGCTCTTGAAGCTGCTCGCTTTGCTGCTCAATCTCGCTTAAGACCGATTTTGATGACAGCGATCTCCTCATTAACCGGATTCTTGCCCTTAATGCTGGCGAGTGGAGCTGGTGCTCAAAGCCAGTCTTCACTCGGTTTGGTGGTGTTTGGTGGCTTGTTAGTGGCCACGTTCCTTTCCACTCTGGTTGTTCCTGTGTTCTACGTGGTAATGAAAACACTTCTTGGTCAGGCTGATGCCAAGCCTTCTTCTGATCCGCAGCTCAACTAA
- a CDS encoding type III pantothenate kinase produces MASSEALPSRCLLIGNSRWHWAEQRGASAWIYQHEAAALEALDAPSDLLAWAAVGVVPSHPCLQSSKRLNLSSIPLQRIPPWLGIDRALAGWGAWRANQNRVGVLVVDAGTVLSLTRISADGSFSGGLLAAGYGLQLRAMGEATAGLTATSPLVLAPEEAESFPFETQAAMRSGAQQSLVGLIREAHAQSPWPIWLCGGDALQLLPKLQKQLGMEVLHAPNLVMEAMVELIS; encoded by the coding sequence ATGGCATCTAGCGAGGCCCTCCCATCCCGTTGCTTGTTGATTGGGAACAGCCGCTGGCATTGGGCAGAGCAGAGGGGCGCTTCTGCTTGGATCTATCAGCATGAAGCCGCGGCGCTTGAGGCGTTGGATGCACCCAGCGATCTCCTCGCTTGGGCGGCTGTGGGGGTGGTCCCAAGCCATCCTTGTTTGCAGTCCAGTAAACGGCTGAACCTGAGTTCGATCCCACTTCAGAGGATTCCCCCTTGGTTAGGCATCGATCGAGCTCTCGCTGGATGGGGAGCTTGGCGTGCGAATCAAAATCGTGTTGGCGTTCTGGTGGTGGATGCAGGCACGGTTCTCAGCCTTACCAGAATCTCTGCGGATGGATCGTTCTCCGGTGGGTTGTTGGCGGCTGGTTATGGATTGCAATTGCGCGCGATGGGTGAGGCCACAGCAGGACTAACAGCGACCTCGCCCTTGGTTTTAGCCCCCGAAGAAGCTGAGTCTTTCCCCTTCGAGACTCAGGCCGCCATGCGCTCTGGAGCGCAGCAAAGTTTGGTGGGTCTCATCCGTGAAGCCCACGCGCAAAGCCCTTGGCCGATTTGGCTCTGTGGAGGAGATGCCCTCCAACTACTCCCGAAACTTCAGAAGCAGTTGGGGATGGAGGTGCTACATGCCCCGAACTTGGTGATGGAGGCGATGGTCGAGCTGATCAGCTGA
- a CDS encoding alpha-D-glucose phosphate-specific phosphoglucomutase: MTPSMPTEPNQRQVQLEAPFTDQKPGTSGLRKSSQQFEQPHYLESFIEASFRTLPGMQGGTLVLGGDGRYGNLRAIDVILRMGAAHGLQKVIVTTGGILSTPAASNLIRQREAIGGIILSASHNPGGPDGDFGVKVNGANGGPTPASFTDAVYECSKTLRDYSIVEAPAISLQAPGQHLIGEMQVEVIDGVDDFVLLMKQLFDFESISDLIRNDFPLAFDAMHAVTGPYAKKLLEEVLGAAAGTVRNGTPLEDFGGGHPDPNLTYAHELADLLMKGDAYQFGAACDGDGDRNMILGNRCFVNPSDSLAVLTANATLAPGYASGLAGVARSMPTSAAVDVVAKDLGINCFETPTGWKFFGNLLDAGDITLCGEESFGTGSNHVREKDGLWAVLFWLQILAKRRCSVAEIMTEHWNRYGRHYYSRHDYEAVPSEAAHGLYDRLETMLPSLIGQSFAGRSISAADNFSYTDPVDQSVTKGQGLRILLDDGSRVVLRLSGTGTKGATLRVYLESYVPTTGDLAQDPQVALGEMITAINQLAEITERTGMDRPTVIT; the protein is encoded by the coding sequence ATGACCCCTTCAATGCCGACGGAACCCAACCAGCGGCAGGTGCAACTCGAGGCGCCGTTCACCGACCAAAAACCTGGCACCTCCGGTCTTCGTAAAAGCAGCCAACAGTTTGAACAGCCCCACTACCTCGAGAGTTTCATCGAAGCCTCCTTCCGTACCCTCCCTGGCATGCAGGGTGGAACCTTGGTTCTCGGCGGAGATGGTCGCTACGGGAACCTCCGCGCAATTGATGTGATCTTGCGCATGGGTGCGGCCCACGGGTTGCAGAAAGTGATCGTCACCACAGGCGGCATCCTCTCCACACCTGCCGCCTCAAATTTAATTCGACAACGTGAAGCCATCGGCGGGATCATCCTTTCCGCCAGCCACAACCCCGGTGGGCCTGATGGTGACTTCGGCGTCAAGGTGAACGGAGCCAACGGCGGCCCCACCCCTGCTTCCTTTACGGATGCGGTCTACGAGTGCAGCAAAACTCTCAGGGACTATTCGATCGTGGAGGCACCTGCCATCAGCCTTCAGGCCCCGGGGCAACATCTCATCGGTGAGATGCAAGTAGAGGTTATCGATGGCGTCGATGACTTCGTGTTGTTGATGAAGCAGTTGTTTGACTTCGAGAGCATTAGCGATCTCATTCGCAACGACTTCCCGTTGGCCTTTGATGCCATGCATGCGGTCACAGGCCCCTATGCCAAAAAGTTGCTGGAAGAGGTCTTAGGCGCAGCTGCTGGCACTGTCCGCAATGGGACTCCCTTGGAAGATTTTGGTGGTGGGCACCCTGATCCCAACCTCACCTACGCCCATGAACTAGCAGACCTTCTGATGAAAGGCGATGCCTATCAATTCGGTGCTGCGTGTGACGGCGATGGCGATCGCAACATGATTCTGGGCAATCGTTGCTTTGTGAACCCAAGCGACAGCCTGGCCGTCCTGACGGCCAACGCCACCCTTGCCCCTGGTTACGCCTCAGGCCTCGCCGGAGTTGCACGCTCCATGCCCACCAGTGCGGCAGTGGACGTCGTCGCAAAAGACTTGGGGATCAACTGCTTTGAAACGCCTACTGGCTGGAAATTCTTCGGAAACCTGCTGGATGCCGGCGACATCACGCTCTGCGGGGAAGAAAGCTTCGGAACAGGCAGTAACCACGTGCGCGAAAAGGATGGTCTCTGGGCGGTGCTGTTTTGGCTTCAGATCTTGGCGAAGCGACGCTGCAGTGTCGCCGAAATCATGACCGAGCATTGGAACCGTTACGGGCGTCACTACTACTCGCGCCATGACTACGAAGCCGTTCCAAGCGAAGCAGCCCATGGGCTTTACGACCGCTTGGAGACGATGCTTCCAAGTCTCATTGGTCAATCGTTCGCGGGCCGCAGCATCAGTGCTGCTGACAACTTCAGCTACACCGATCCCGTTGACCAATCCGTCACCAAAGGGCAAGGACTGCGCATCCTGCTGGACGATGGAAGTCGGGTGGTTCTGCGCCTGTCTGGCACCGGCACCAAGGGAGCAACATTAAGGGTGTATCTCGAGAGTTACGTCCCAACCACGGGTGACCTCGCTCAAGATCCTCAGGTTGCACTTGGCGAGATGATCACAGCCATTAATCAACTTGCCGAAATCACAGAGCGCACGGGAATGGATCGTCCAACCGTGATTACCTGA